A window of the Candidatus Zixiibacteriota bacterium genome harbors these coding sequences:
- a CDS encoding PilZ domain-containing protein: protein MQERRKNMRRLPESDLYLIDLQSDQPLGVIRDLTVDGCKLSGSAPVKLGQALHCRLALPEAVLGCSELSIMAETRWCTAGDKPNTFEIGLQFRGLSDKEQMIIKMLTVPWEESEPPRHATSQRAAAKK from the coding sequence ATGCAGGAACGCCGCAAGAACATGCGACGCCTTCCGGAGTCCGATCTGTACCTAATCGACCTGCAGAGCGATCAGCCGCTGGGGGTCATCCGCGACTTGACGGTCGACGGTTGCAAGCTGAGCGGTTCGGCACCTGTCAAGCTCGGGCAGGCGCTGCATTGCCGTCTGGCACTGCCGGAAGCGGTGCTCGGTTGCAGCGAACTGAGTATCATGGCCGAAACCCGATGGTGTACGGCGGGCGACAAGCCGAACACCTTCGAGATCGGTCTGCAATTCCGCGGGCTCAGCGACAAGGAGCAGATGATCATCAAGATGCTGACGGTGCCATGGGAAGAGTCCGAGCCGCCGCGTCATGCCACGAGCCAGCGGGCTGCAGCCAAGAAGTAG